In Phoenix dactylifera cultivar Barhee BC4 chromosome 11, palm_55x_up_171113_PBpolish2nd_filt_p, whole genome shotgun sequence, the following are encoded in one genomic region:
- the LOC103719102 gene encoding protein DETOXIFICATION 40-like: MGTAASPEKLSTPLVPSDDDNPLPPSTPSMAAGDVDDPHGSSGRLEGILTDTSVPWTRRLLLATVIEMKLLVHLAAPAVMVYMLNYVMSMATQIFSGHLGNLELAASSLGNNGIQVFAYGLMLGMGSAVETLCGQAFGAHKYEMLGVYLQRSTVLLVATGVPLAVIYGFSRPILVLMGQSPEIATAASVFVYGLIPQIFAYAANFPIQKFLQAQSIVAPSAYISTATVALHLLLSWLAVYKLGMGLLGASLVLSLSWWIVVVAQFVYIVKSQKCRFTWTGFSWQAFSDLPGFLKLSIASAVMLCLETWYFQILVLIAGLLDHPELALDSLTVCMTISGWVFMISVGFNAAASVRVSNELGAGNPKSAAFSVMVVTALSCIISVIIAVVILCLRDYLSYIFTEGETVARAVSDLTPLLALTIILNGIQPVLSGVAVGCGWQAFVAYVNVGCYYVVGIPIGVLLGFKFNYGAKGIWSGMIGGTFMQTVILLWVTFRTDWNKEVAQATKRLDKWQETKQPLLADHE; the protein is encoded by the exons ATGGGCACGGCTGCTTCCCCAGAAAAACTGTCCACCCCCCTGGTACCCTCAGACGATGACAACCCTCTCCCGCCGTCGACGCCATCGATGGCCGCCGGCGACGTCGACGATCCCCACGGCTCGAGCGGCCGCCTCGAGGGGATCCTCACCGACACGTCGGTCCCGTGGACCCGCCGCCTTCTGCTCGCTACCGTCATTGAGATGAAGCTGCTCGTCCACCTCGCCGCCCCCGCCGTGATGGTCTACATGCTCAACTACGTCATGTCCATGGCCACGCAGATCTTCTCCGGCCACCTTGGCAACCTCGAGCTCGCCGCCTCCTCCCTCGGCAACAACGGCATCCAAGTCTTCGCCTACGGCCTCATG CTTGGCATGGGCAGCGCAGTCGAGACGCTCTGCGGCCAGGCGTTCGGCGCGCACAAGTACGAGATGCTCGGAGTATACCTTCAGCGGTCGACAGTACTCCTGGTGGCGACCGGCGTGCCGCTCGCGGTGATCTACGGCTTCTCCCGGCCGATCTTGGTACTCATGGGGCAGTCGCCGGAGATTGCGACAGCTGCTTCGGTGTTCGTCTACGGGCTAATTCCGCAGATATTTGCATACGCCGCCAACTTTCCGATCCAGAAGTTCTTGCAGGCGCAGAGCATCGTGGCGCCGAGCGCGTACATCTCGACGGCGACGGTGGCTTTGCACCTACTGCTCAGCTGGTTGGCGGTCTACAAGCTCGGGATGGGCCTCCTGGGGGCATCCCTGGTGCTCAGCTTGAGCTGGTGGATCGTGGTGGTGGCTCAGTTTGTGTACATTGTGAAGAGCCAGAAGTGCCGGTTCACTTGGACCGGGTTCAGCTGGCAGGCCTTCTCCGACCTTCCGGGGTTCCTGAAGCTGTCCATCGCGTCGGCGGTGATGCTCTGCCTGGAGACATGGTACTTCCAGATCTTGGTGCTCATTGCCGGCCTTCTGGATCACCCCGAGCTGGCCCTCGATTCGCTGACCGTGTG CATGACGATCTCTGGATGGGTGTTCATGATCTCAGTTGGGTTCAATGCTGCTGCCAG TGTGCGTGTGAGCAACGAGCTCGGAGCTGGCAATCCAAAGTCGGCAGCATTCTCAGTAATGGTGGTGACAGCATTGTCTTGTATAATATCAGTGATAATAGCGGTGGTCATCCTTTGTCTTCGTGACTACCTCAGCTACATCTTTACTGAAGGGGAGACGGTGGCCCGTGCTGTTTCTGATCTCACCCCTTTGCTCGCCCTTACCATCATCCTTAATGGAATCCAACCTGTCTTGTCTG GTGTTGCTGTTGGCTGTGGATGGCAAGCGTTCGTTGCTTACGTTAATGTTGGTTGCTATTATGTTGTTGGCATCCCGATTGGCGTTCTTCTTGGTTTCAAGTTTAACTATGGAGCAAAG GGAATATGGTCAGGTATGATTGGAGGAACGTTCATGCAGACCGTCATCTTGCTGTGGGTCACTTTCAGGACTGACTGGAACAAAGAG GTGGCTCAAGCCACGAAAAGATTGGATAAGTGGCAAGAGACGAAGCAGCCCCTTCTGGCGGATCATGAGTAG